ATTTAAGCGTGCAGTGGAAGGAAACCATTCTGCATATTGATTTTCTCGTTCTCCTTGGACGTTTAGTCCTAATGAAGAAACTGTAGTATAATAAAATTGTCCAAAATCATCGGGTTCAATACAATACTCACCACCGCTGCATGAAGTAACAGTTAAAAGCATGGTTAGCAGCGCAAGTTTGATAAATAAAAATTTTATTTTCATGAGATTACACTTTTAATAGCATTAAATGCGGTGTCTACAAGGTTTAGAATATGTTTTATAATACCACCTATAAAACCACTTGCTTTAGCAAAAGTATTGAGAGAACCGGCTTTTCCTAAGCTATCTCCTAGCAATGCCAAAGATAGCGTAGAAGTAAATTCTAATACTTTTTCAAGTAGCTTTACCATGATAAAAAGCATAAAGGCATTTACATAAAGTGAATAATAGCTTCGGAAAGTATGTTTAAAGAATTCTAACAGCTCATCAAAGAGGGTGCCATTAGTATTAAAATTGATAACTATTGGGCTAAAACCACTTGGTACAAACCAGGGTATAGTAAAGCTAAATAAATCTATTCCTAAGATATTGTAATTTAAAATGAACAATGGATTTAAGCAAAATTCTACTACTAATAACGGAGAAGCAAATATGTCTATAATCTCTGTCATTACTAGCAATACAATTATTAGAAGTACCGGATTGAATACTAGGTATATTAAAGTTTTAATCCATTCATCAAATAATTTTTTAGTTTGTGCAAACATGATAAAAGAGAGGAAAATAGGGGCGAGTGCAACTAAGAATGCAATCAAAATCATGTTAATTAAATATACCGCTATAATGTTCACAATGCTTATTAAAATTTTATAAAAAGCAAATCCAATTAAAACAAGAAGAAGAACGCCAAAGAAGCTATATATAAGTATATATTGCAAAAGACTTAGAATCACAAAAGGTAATGCTTTGAGGTATTTATTAAAGGTGTAATCTATAAATCCAAATGGGTTGTTAGGCTCACTATTAGTTATCATTGACAAAAGATTATCAGTGCCTAAAAAAAAGATACTGAAAAGGTTATCAAAAAAGAATTGCCAGCTTTTATCGCTAATAAGTATGGTAATAAAAGAAATCTTAAAAATTCTTAATACGATATCTCGCTGTGTTTCTTGGATATATCCCATGACAAATAATAGGCCGTAACTTACTACATACAGTACCATCATGGTTTTAATGATAGCTATAACATTAGTATTACCAAGAATACGATTGTAAGTAGTTGCAGCTCCTTCTGTAAGGCTCTCCTGAATAGGTTTCATAATCTTATCATTTAGCCAAGAACCAATACCATTTTGTACATTAATAGATATAGGCTTTACAATTACTTCAACATAATAATGATCAAGAAAGGCTTGATTTTGGTAAGCGCTATTATCGACTTTAAACCATAAGTTTCCAGGAGTGGTAGTGACAAACTTGCTATTTTTAGTAATAGTTTTAACGTCATTTGGTTCAGAGGTGCTTTGCTCGCCAGGATGTTTTTCAGAAAAAACAATCTTTAGGTTGCTCAAAGTATGATCAATATCGGTAAAATAATTAAATTTAAACATATAGTCATAAATCATACGCTGATAGCTGTCATGCAAAACGAAATGTGAGGCGCCTATATAAATTATTTCATCCCTATCCATAATAAATTGGTGGAACGCATTTGGATATTTTTCAGCGGTAATGGGTTGTTCTGCTGAATAAAGAGATAAAAAGGGGGCTAAGCTAGATTTAATGGTATCACTTTGATAATCTTTAAGGTAGGCAATTCTTACTCCCTTTCCTCCTTGATAATAACAGATCTTAGTATCATCATCTAGATTATTAAAATCACTCAACCCTAGGTTGTTAGAATCCCATGATCCATAATCATTATATCTGCATGCTTTAAACACACTGGGAGGTGGGTTGTC
This window of the Rickettsiales endosymbiont of Stachyamoeba lipophora genome carries:
- a CDS encoding type IV secretion system protein, producing the protein MLRTIIVAFLILLLNGCGDSYYCSNKQDFNTQELTPYRFTTIVRGDGVIAKDYHEFNDLNYNSSYQGSNNVATFGWQKDWFGKPIGAKHEVEIKVNGKVYRKKGSENAQIYTDKCAGNGAIPIIGEEKYNYFSPPLKKGDFVVVSIDDSYTGEPLVNICNHGSGVNIRKPHEATNYIMPYPNTHSFGRYINTFLTSVDNPPPSVFKACRYNDYGSWDSNNLGLSDFNNLDDDTKICYYQGGKGVRIAYLKDYQSDTIKSSLAPFLSLYSAEQPITAEKYPNAFHQFIMDRDEIIYIGASHFVLHDSYQRMIYDYMFKFNYFTDIDHTLSNLKIVFSEKHPGEQSTSEPNDVKTITKNSKFVTTTPGNLWFKVDNSAYQNQAFLDHYYVEVIVKPISINVQNGIGSWLNDKIMKPIQESLTEGAATTYNRILGNTNVIAIIKTMMVLYVVSYGLLFVMGYIQETQRDIVLRIFKISFITILISDKSWQFFFDNLFSIFFLGTDNLLSMITNSEPNNPFGFIDYTFNKYLKALPFVILSLLQYILIYSFFGVLLLVLIGFAFYKILISIVNIIAVYLINMILIAFLVALAPIFLSFIMFAQTKKLFDEWIKTLIYLVFNPVLLIIVLLVMTEIIDIFASPLLVVEFCLNPLFILNYNILGIDLFSFTIPWFVPSGFSPIVINFNTNGTLFDELLEFFKHTFRSYYSLYVNAFMLFIMVKLLEKVLEFTSTLSLALLGDSLGKAGSLNTFAKASGFIGGIIKHILNLVDTAFNAIKSVIS